One Papaver somniferum cultivar HN1 chromosome 10, ASM357369v1, whole genome shotgun sequence genomic window carries:
- the LOC113316864 gene encoding protein JINGUBANG-like, with the protein MGIVSCPILCHPEKEGESMSHSNNSSESSISSLTSQPSLPTVPSLTSQSSTQKSLTTFHECISTLKGHSSYVFSLALSGKYLYSGDSNKEIRMWSHDSNTLKSERVNDVENSMNNTVAIGNGGVKSLVVYGNKLFSAHQDHKIRVWLIDNSETTQLKKYKQLATLPTLSDRLSKLVLPKNQIRIRRHKKCTWVHHVDAISGLALSRDGSLMYSISWDRTFKIWRTSDFKCLESVTDAHDDAINAIAVSNDGLVYTGSADKKIKVWGIVEGEKKHSLMATLEKHKSSVNALVLSSDGSTLYSGACDRSIVVWEKDSCGGSGMVVVGALRGHTKAILCLAIVSDMIFSGSADKTVRIWRKCSENNGYSCLAVLQGHNRPVKCLTATIDHGNSSSKADNTGSYLVYSGSLDFDIKVWHVSVPFL; encoded by the coding sequence ATGGGAATTGTTTCATGTCCAATACTTTGTCATCCAGAGAAGGAAGGAGAATCCATGTCTCACTCTAATAACTCGTCagaatcatcaatttcatcactCACTTCTCAACCAAGTCTTCCAACTGTTCCATCACTGACTTCACAATCTTCTACCCAGAAATCCTTgacaaccttccatgaatgtatTTCAACTCTTAAAGGTCATTCTTCTTATGTTTTTTCTCTTGCCCTCTCTGGTAAATATCTTTACAGTGGTGATTCTAATAAAGAAATTCGAATGTGGAGTCATGATTCTAACACTCTAAAATCAGAACGAGTTAATGATGTTGAGAATTCAATGAATAACACGGTTGCGATTGGTAATGGTGGTGTTAAATCTCTAGTAGTTTATGGTAATAAACTCTTTAGTGCTCATCAAGATCATAAGATTCGAGTATGGTTAATCGATAACAGCGAAACCACTCAGCTCAAGAAATACAAACAGTTAGCAACACTTCCGACACTTTCCGACCGTTTATCGAAATTAGTTTTACCCAAGAATCAAATTCGGATAAGAAGACATAAAAAATGCACTTGGGTTCATCATGTTGATGCAATATCTGGTTTAGCTTTATCAAGAGATGGGTCTCTTATGTACTCGATTTCTTGGGATAGAACCTTTAAAATTTGGCGAACATCGGATTTCAAGTGCTTAGAGTCTGTAACAGATGCACACGATGATGCCATAAATGCTATTGCGGTATCTAATGACGGTTTAGTCTACACCGGATCAGCTGATAAGAAAATCAAAGTGTGGGGAATAGTTGAAGGAGAAAAGAAACACTCATTAATGGCTACATTAGAAAAACATAAATCTTCTGTCAATGCTTTGGTTCTTAGTAGTGATGGGTCTACTTTGTATTCTGGTGCTTGTGATAGATCAATTGTAGTCTGGGAAAAGGATAGTTGTGGTGGTAGTGGAATGGTGGTTGTGGGTGCTCTTAGAGGACATACTAAAGCAATTTTGTGTCTGGCAATTGTATCAGACATGATTTTTAGTGGATCTGCTGATAAAACAGTTAGAATTTGGAGAAAATGTTCTGAGAATAATGGTTATTCATGTTTAGCAGTTTTACAGGGACATAATAGACCAGTCAAATGCTTGACTGCAACTATTGACCATGGTAATTCATCTTCAAAAGCTGACAACACTGGCTCTTATCTTGTTTATAGTGGCAGCTTAGACTTTGATATCAAAGTTTGGCATGTTTCTGTTCCCTTTCTTTAG